The following is a genomic window from Spirosoma foliorum.
CATCGTTCGTATGTCGTTAATCTGAATCGAGTTGAGCGAGTAACGGGGAATGCACAGGGCTACAAACTTCACTTATTGGGCGGACTGTTTCAAATTCCGGTAGCGCGTCAGTATAATGAAACGCTGGTTGCCGAGTTGAAAGCGTTGTAAAATACCCCACCATTCGTCCCAAATGACGTTTTTCGGTGCCGAACATCCCTAAAGTTGCTGTTCACCCCTTTTAGTTGTAGCGAGCCAACAGGCCAGTGTAAGTTTGTCTCAACGAACGACAAGCACACAAACGGTCATGAAAACGCTGATTATTTCTCTACTGATTCTTCATATCGCTACTGGCTTCACGGCTTTGCTAGTTGGCCTGATTCCGATGTTTTCTAAAAAAGGCGATAAACTGCATAATCGGGCTGGACTAGTTTATGTCTACTGCATGATTACGGTTGCCATTACGGCCATACTTCTATGCGGCTTACAACCTTTCAAAATGATGCGATTATTTCTGACGGGTATCGCAATCTTTAGTTTCTACCTGAGCATGACGGGCTGGCGCGCCACGAAGCAGAAGAAAACAGGCCCAACATCATTCGACAAAGGGCTTACCTTCGTAACGCTTTTGGTCAGTATAGCTATGATCGGTTTCGGGATGTATTTGATGGCGCTGAACGGGGCATCATTCTTCCCTATTTTATTCTCCTTTTTCGGTGTATTAACCTTGATCTTTGCTGGGCGTGATGTTCGACAAATGACGCAGCCTACTGAAAAAATGCATTGGTTCTTTCAGCATTTCACCCGGATAGGCGGTTCCTATATTGCTACGTTTACAGCCGCTTTAGTCACGAATTTGGCTCGCATATTGCCCGCCAACGCACCTGAATGGGCTGGTACGTTAGGCTGGATTGCGCCAAGTATTATTGGCGGCATGCTTATTGGTCGGACTGTAGCGTATTATAAAAAGAAGTTCAGTGCTACGAAGACTCCCGTGGTGGTTGCCTAAGTCATTTTTGCAGCGACTCTTTGGCCGTTGCCAGCGCTTTCTCGGCCCACAGTTTCATTTGTTTGCCTGAATAATGCAGCCCATCGGAGGCAAATTGTTTGTCATCAGTTGAAGCCGCACGGGTAAGAGGTGTAATGTCAACGAAAGCGATGGTTGCTTTTGCGCATTCATCCTTAGCAATGGCGTTGAATTGGTCAATTTCCTGCGCTATTCTGGCTTTGCTCTGGCCAACTGCATAGGGGGAATAGCCCCAGTCAGGAATCGAAAGCACAAAAACGTGAGCTGTTTTCCCCCCTGCAAATTTGGTTGCCGTTTGTAGCAACTCCCGAAACTCGGTTCGATATGTGTCCTGACTCTGACCTCGGTATTGATTGTTGACGCCAATTAGCAATGAGACCAGATTATATGTTTTCTGGTTTCCGCTGGCTTTAATGGCTGTCTGCAATTCGGATGTTGTCCAGCCAGTTTTGGCGATTATATCCGGGTTGCCAACATCTAATCCATCTTTTCGCAGAAGACCTGCTAACTGAACGCTCCAGCGATCACTTTCAGAAACACTTTCGCCAATAGTATATGAATCGCCCAGCGACAGAAAGCTGTATTTCGATGTCTTAGGAGCTGTATCTTCAGGCATGTCGTAATGGGTAGAAGCTAGGAAAGAAACCAGAACCAGGATTTGTGTGATTTTATTGATTACCATGATTTCTCTAAATCGTTGATTATCTATCTGCAATAAACGGTAAGTAGACAGAGTCAGATTTTAAAAATCATAGTCGGTCAATAAAATCATACAAATCCCGCGGGGCCGCCCGTGCGGTTCAGACTATTCCTGTTCCAGCAAATACGCCTTGATAAACGGATCGAGGTCACCATCTAAAACGGCTTCGGTGTTCGATGTTTGATAACCTGTTCGGTGGTCTTTCACCCGCCGGTCATCTAACACGTACGAGCGAATCTGCGAACCCCACTCGATTTTCTGTTTACTCGCTTCTACCTCGGCACGGGCCGCATTACGCTTCTGCACCTCAATTTCGTAGAGCTTTGATTTCAGTAAGCGGATCGCCACTTCCTTATTTTGTAATTGACTCCGTTCCTGCTGACACTCGATAATCAAACCCGATGGTTTGTGTTTGAGTCGGACAGCCGTTTCAACTTTGTTTACGTTCTGTCCACCAGCACCACCCGACCGGAACGTATCCCAGTCAATATCGGCCGGATTTACCTCAATCTCAATCGTATCGTCAACCAGAGGATAGGCATATACGGAAGCAAACGATGTGTGCCGACGGGCGTTGGAGTCGAAGGGAGAAATGCGCACCAGCCGGTGAACGCCATTTTCTGACTTCAGGAAACCATAAGCCAATGGGCCATCTACTTCGATGGTAGCCGATTTGATACCGGCCGTATCGCCATCCTGATAATCGACCTGTTTCAGCCCATAGCCGTGTTTTTCGGCCCAACGCATATACATACGGTAGAGCATCTCGGCCCAGTCCTGGCTTTCGGTACCACCAGCTCCGGCATTTATTTCGAGGACAGCGCTGAGCTGATCTTCCTCATTACCCAGCATTTTCTTGAGTTCGAGCTCGTCGAGTGTTTCTTTGAGCTTACTGCCTTCCTCGTCCACTTCTTCCTCGCTCACATCGCCCGCTTCGTAGAATTCGAACAACGTTTCGAGATCACCGAACTGGCTATTTAGCTTTTCATAACCGCCGGTCCAGCCTTTTAGCGCGCGAACCTGCTTCATTACACCTTCGGCTCGGGCGGCATCGGTCCAGAACTCTGGCTGGAAGGTCTGCTGTTCGAGTTCCGCTAATTGTTCTTTCTTGGCATCGTAGTCAAAGATACCTCCTTAGAGCCTCTACTCTGGCTCTCAAGTCGGTCAACTGGTCGGTTGTCATGAACTTGTCGTGTTGTTAAAAAATGAATCGTGATGCAGAGAAATTATGGAAATCTCCACCCCTTTAATGATTAATCGCAAAGATAGAACAAAAGAAAGTGGGAGAGAGGTTTCACGAAGTACGTGTGGAAAGCTGATAGTCGTAATTAACAGGGAATTGAGACGAATAGCCCCGAATCAACTTTTCGGCCTACCTTTGTGTTCTGTAATCACGGACATTACACATTTTTCATTATACATTTTTCTAAAAACTAATGGCTTCACAGTACGACGTAATCGTTGTGGGTAGCGGGCCTGGCGGCTATGTAGCCGCTATCCGGGCGTCGCAGTTAGGGTTGAAAACCGCCGTTATTGAGCGCGAAAGTCTTGGCGGCATTTGTCTGAACTGGGGCTGTATCCCAACCAAAGCCCTGCTCAAGTCAGCGCAGGTTTTTGAATATATCAAGCATTCTGCCGATTACGGGATCACCGTTTCGGGCGAATCGAAAGCTGATTTTGCTGCCGTTATCAAGCGGAGTCGGGGTGTAGCTGATGGCATGAGCAAAGGCGTTCAGTTCCTGATGAAGAAAAATAAAATTGATGTGATCAACGGTTTTGGTAAGGTAAAACCCGGCAAGAAAATCGACGTAACGGCTGCTGACGGGAAAGTTACCGAATACGAAGCCAAACACATCATTATTGCTACCGGCGGTCGCGCTCGTCAATTACCAAGCGTTCCCATTGATGGCAACAAAGTGATCGAGTACCGTAAAGCCATGACGCTGGAAAAGAAACCAGACAGCATGCTTGTGATTGGCTCAGGTGCGATCGGCGTTGAATTTGCCTACGTCTATGCCAGCATGGGTACCAAAGTGACGATCATCGAGTTTCTTCCCAATGTTGTACCTGTTGAGGACGAAGACATCTCGAAAGAGTTGGCTAAACAGTACAAAAAGATCGGGATCGATATCTACACCAAGTCGGAAGTAACGAAAGTAGATACGAGTGGCAGCGGTTGTAAAGTGTTTGTAAAAACTCCTGATGGCGAAAAAACCTTTGATGTCGACGTCGTACTATCAGCTGCTGGTGTAGTTGCGAACATCGAAAATATTGGTCTGGAAGAAGTGGGTATTGCCGTTGATCGGGGCAAAATCGTTTCTGATGATTATTACCGTACCAACGTTGAAGGCTATTATGCCATCGGCGATGTAACGAAAGGCCAGGCGCTGGCACACGTTGCCTCTGCCGAAGCGATCATCTGCGTTGAGAAAATTGCTGGCTTACCACACGTTGAGCCGCTGAACTACAATAACATTCCTGGTTGTACCTATTGCACACCCGAAATCGCATCAGTAGGTTATACCGAGAAAGCTGCTCGCGAAGCAGGTTATGAATTAAAAGTTGGCAAGTTCCCATTTACGGCATCGGGTAAAGCGAAAGCAGCTGGGGCTCCAGAAGGCTTCGTGAAAGTTATTTTCGATGCTAAATACGGCGAGTTCTTAGGCGCTCACTTCATCGGCACAAACGTGACCGAAATGATTGCCGAAGTAGTAGCCGCTCGTAAACTGGAAACGACGGGCGAGGAAATCCTGAAAACGGTTCACCCGCACCCAACCATGTCGGAAGCTATTAAAGACGCTACCGAAGCTGCCTACGGTGAAGCGATTCACTTGTAGTCAATGAATAATGGGTAATGTAGAATGACTAATGAAAAGCCTCTGCTCGTCATTAGTCATTCTACATTACCCATTATTCATTGACTATCACTTATTTCAAAATCTTCCAGCGCATCACGCCAAGTTTCGTCAGGAAATAAAAGAGGGAAGTACGAAGAACGCCGAGACCGTAGATAGAACTGCGTCGGAAGTTGATAGAAGAGGCTTCATCAAAATACTTGGTCGGACAGGTGACCTCGCCAATTTCATAGCCTTTATAGAAAATCTGAGCGATCATTTCGTTATCGAAAATGAAATCGTCAGAATTATGGGTGAAGTCCAGATTGCGGAGGACTTCGCCAGAAAATGCCCGGTAGCCTGTATGGTATTCCGAAAGTTTCTGGTTCATGAGAATATTTTGCGTGAGCGTCAGAAACCGGTTGGCAATGTACTTATACATTGGCATGCCACCTTTTAACGCGCCCTTCCCCAGAATACGCGAAGCAAATACAACCGGATATAGGTCATTGCCAATAATTGTAATCATGGCAGGCAGCAGTAGGGGCGTATATTGATAATCGGGGTGGAGCATAACCACAATATCGGCCCCTAATTCAATTGCTTTAGCGTAACAGGTTTTCTGGTTGCCACCATAGCCTTTATTTCGATCGTGACGGATAACATGCCGAATTCCCAGATTACGAGCTACTTCGACCGTGTTGTCAGGACTGGCATCATCAACTAAAATAACATCATCAACTAAATCAAATGGAATTTCACGGTAGGTACGTTCCAGCGTTAGGGCTGCCCGATAGGCGGGCATTACTACAATCACTTTTTTGTCATTAAACATGGGGCAAAATTAACAGGTGGGTATTACTGTACCAATATTTTTAACAATTACAGCCATTTCCTTCAGGATATTGGGTGTAGATTTGTTGTTTAACCAAGCCTACTATCAGATCCCGGCCTTAATTGGCTGTATATTTAGCAATTATGTTTTCCAGCGAAACTCTATTTTTTCTTGCTTTTGCCACTTTTGTTCTTCTAATCATGACCATAGATCTTGGAATTTTCTCCAAGAAGAAAAGCCATGTTGTCGAGTTCAAAGAGGCTGCCATCTGGAGTGCCATTTGGGTTGCTTTATCTATTGGCTTTTATTTTTTTCTGCAAAATTACGGTTACCTGGTTCACGGCATCGATTCATTTGCCCGGCTTCAGGAAGTACGCGATCTATATGCTGATCATGTAAAAATTGTTCCCGGCAATTTCGCGGCCAGTTTAGATCATTTTCAGGCCAATATGTCTTTGGAGTACATTACCGGCTACCTGGTGGAGTATTCTCTTTCGGCCGATAATATTTTTGTATTTATACTGATATTCAGTTCATTCGGCGTTCATGAGCGGTACTACAAAAAGATTCTGGTGTGGGGAATTCTAGGCGCAATTATACTACGATTTATTTTCATTTTCGTAGGTTCAGCACTGATTCAGCGTTTCGAATGGATTATGTATCTGTTCGGTGCCTTTCTGGTTTATACAGGAATCCAATTGTTTTTTCAAAAAGAAGAAGATGAAAAAATTGAACCTGCCGGCCACCCTGTTATTCGGTTTGCGAGCAAATACCTGAATGTTTATCATCGTAATGTGACGGATAATTTCTTTGTCCGCCGGAAGTCCGATAAAAAACTTTTTGTCACTCCTTTATTTCTGATCGTTATTGTCATCGCCTTTACCGATTTAGTATTCGCCGTTGATTCAATTCCTGCTATTTTTTCCATTACCAAAGACCCCTATATCGTCTTTTTCTCGAATGTTTTTGCTATCATGGGGCTGCGATCTATGTTTTTCTTCTTATCCAGCATCATGAGCCAGTTCCGTTTCCTGAAAATTGGATTAGCGGTACTACTGACGTTTATCGGAGCCAAAATGTTGGCGGAGCATTGGTTGGCGGAAATGGGCTTCAAGCCTGTTTATTCGCTTTATATTATTATCGGAATTCTTGGTGTCAGTATTTTGGCATCGTGGTTAATACCTGAAAAGAAAGAGGAAAGCAGTAGCTAAGCTATTTCCAGAATGATGTAAGAAGGCCCATCGGTAATTTCTACCGATGGGCCTTTTTTTATTCTTAAAATGGGAATATATGTAATTTTTTAAGGTTTATAGGATTGGTTATTCATGGATCATATATTTTTACTTTAGAGTTAATCTAAATAAAATTACGTATATCGTTGGTATGCTTGTCGGACATGCCACGAAATACGACCCTACTGAAGTATGGGCTGCATAGTCTACTACGTATAAAATAAACGATGACAGCGAAAAAACTGGTTGGTCAGATACATCTTTGGCTAGGGCTGGCGTCCGGTCTATTGGTATTTGTTGTCGCGACAACAGGATGTATTCTGGCGTTTGAGCAAGAGATTAAGAGCGTTCTGCGTCCTTATCAATTTATGGAGCCTGAAGTCAATAAAACGCTTATGGCTCCCTCAAAGCTAGAGTCCATTGCCGAGAAGCTAGTTCATGGTAAACCAGCTAAAGGGATTATATATGGAGGAAGCGGCCGTACGGCTATTGTCCAATTTTACGGCGCTGCTCCCGATTACTACTACCAGGTATACATCAATCCGTATACGGGGAAAGTGCTGAATGTGCAGGATGAAGAGACCGATTTTTTCCATTTTATTCTCCACGGCCATTACTATTTGTGGCTACCCGAAACCATTGGGCAGTCTGTAGTCGCTTATGGGACCCTGGTTTTTACCATTTTGTTAGTTACAGGACTGGTGCTGTGGTGGCCTAAAAACTTTAAGAAAGCCAACCGCGATAAGAGCTTTAAAATAAAATGGAGTGCTAAATGGCGTCGGGTTAACTACGATTTACACAATGTGCCCGGTTTTTATGCTCTCCTCTTTTCGTTGCTGTTGGCGGTAACCGGACTGATTTTTGGTTTGGAATGGTTTTCGAATTCGATTTACTGGGCTACTACGGGTGGTAAAACTATTCCTGAATACAAACAGCAATTTTCAGACACGACAGTTGCCCGGCAGTTTATAGCCCCCATAGACGTCGTTTGGCAGCAGTTATCAAAAAACAAGCCTGAAACCGCAGGCATTTATGTCTCTTGCCCAGAAAAGCCATCTGAAACCATTTCTGCGTATGTGAATTACGTGCCCGGCACCTATTACAAATTAGATTATTACACGTTTGACCAGCAAACGCTAAAACCCATCGCTGTTGAAGGCCCCTACGCAGGTCCTTATGCGAAGGCGGGTTTGGGAGATAAATTTCGGCGAATGAATTACGATATTCACACAGGCGCTATTTTGAGTCTACCCGGAAAAATAGTGGCATTTTGTGCTAGCCTGATTTGCGCTACTCTCCCCATTACGGGCTTTATAATTTGGTGGGGTCGTCGTAAGAAGGCTAAGAAACAATCGAAAAAGGCGCTTGCCAAGCCTGTCTCGATGAAGAGCGACTATCAGCCCGTCAGCCGGATTAGCTGATCATTGCCTGACTGACACCACTATAACTCACAGAATTTATAGGATTTAAAAGATTCAGAGGATTTTTTACCTTGTAAAACGTTATAATCCTGTGAATCCTATAAATCCTGTGAAAACCCCGCAAGGCCGCCTGGCGGTTCAAACTGTACTCAAAACCTTTCGTCGACGCTTAACTAATCTGAGTAGTCGTAATCGTTCGTTATTGCTAACGAGTCTACCTGCCGGACAGTACCTGGACTTACAGGAAACAGATTTTCTACTAAATAAGCCCGCATTCACGATCATTGCTGATTTGATCGGACGGAAGCCATCGGTTGCATTATGCGAGGTGCTTGATGCTCGTCAGGAACGTAGTAATGAAGTTAGCCGAAAGCTTCGCCGGATTGACCGTATGGCCCGATTCATCGAAGAGGAGCGCGGTACAGAAGATCTCTATGTTGGCTGGCCATTTGTAAAAGGGAAATTTTTGGACGAAACCGTGGTGCATGGGCCACTTCTTTTCTTCCCTGTTAAAATTGAACAGCAGGGGAAATTCTGGAAAATTACTCGCCGGGGCGATGAATTAGCTTTTTTAAATCCAACGCTTGCCTTAGCCTATGGACAGTTTAATCAGGTAAAACTGCCCGACGAAATCGTTGAAAAGACGATGGATGATTTTGATCGAGACCCGACAATTTTTCGTACGCAACTGTATGAATGGTTAAAGACCACTCCGCTCGAAATCAATTTTAATCAAGACTTATTTACCGATAAATTCCAGTTTTTTAACAAGCAGAGCGCTAAGGACCTTGCTCAACTTGAACGTACTGGCGAGCTAAAGCTTTATTCGGAAGCGGTACTTGGTATTTTTCCGCAAGCAGGCTCGTTTCTGGTTCCAGACTATGATGCGCTCCTTGCACGGAGCCAGGAACAGGGAGCAGGGGATGAAGAGGAAGTAGTAGACGGGCAAGACATTGCTGATACAGAAGCCCTGGTGCCCTCATTGCTGTTCCCTGTCCCTGGCTCCCTGCCCCCTACATCTTTCCTCGCTGAAAAATCCATTCACACGCCTTTGCCATTGGATGCATCGCAGGAGGCAGCTGTGCGGGCGGTAAAAGCAGGGCAGTCATTGGTAGTACAGGGGCCGCCGGGTACGGGAAAATCGCAGCTGATCGCCAATTTGATGGCCGATGCAGCTGCATCGGGCAAGCGTGTGCTGTTAGTATGTCAGAAACGGGCTGCGCTTGATGTCGTTCAGGAACGACTTCGCCAAGTAGGTATGGCTCCATTTATTGCCCTAATTCATGACTTTCAAGACGATCGTCGGACGTTGTACGCACAAATTGCCAGCCAGATTAATCAGCTAGATGCCTATCGACAACAGAATAATAGCTTAAATGCGGTGCTGCTCGAACGTGATTTCGAGATTGAAAGTCGCCGGATCGATGAAACGCTTGGCGAATTGCAAGCCTTTAAGCAGGCGTTATTTGATACAACTGAGAGTGGGGTATCAGCAAAGGAGTTGTATTTAACCTGTGCATCAGCTGTTCCAGTTATTCAGTTGGATGATATTTATCCACAATTCCACTTGCTGAATGTGGATAACTTTATTCGGAGGCTGACAGATTATGCGGCTTATCAACAACGGTTAGGCCAACAGAATAGCTGGGCGGAGCGTGTCAGTTTTGCGGCATTTACAAACGCTGATTTAAGTAAAGCAGATCAAACTATTACTAAATGGGTACAGCTATACGATACGACGAATGAACAGACAGTTCGATTGGTTGGAAATCCATTATCATTGGCACAATTAGCAACTTGGCAAGCTCATGATTGGGAAATAACGGCCTTGCTAAATTTGCTTGACTCACCAGCATGGGCCGTCGCAAAACAGTTGCGCAATTTGCCTACCCATCCGGTGCTAACAACGGAGGAAGCGAAATTTGAGCAACTCGCGCATGCCTGGGAGGAATCTTTAGAATTACCTGGCCCTGAAACTTCGCTGGTAACAGCTGAATTGCGAGCGTTTAAAGCTTTGTTGGCCGATGCATTGACAGCCCGATCAGCCTGGGTAAGCTGGAATTGGTGGCAATTGACCAATGCGGGTAAGGCGCAACTACAGCTGGTTGCATCAGCAAACTCATTAACGCTTACGGAAGCTGATTTACAAACGTTAGCTACCAAAGTAGATAAACGTATCCGGTTGGAGGCTACTCGGTATGAAGCCAACTCGTTATTGCTTGGGTTATCGCTTCCCGAACAGCCTGATAGTATTCGGCTTTTGCATCGTGCACAACATATAGTGGAGCGCATTAATGATAGTCAACCGATAGCGCAATTACCCGAATCGTGCTGGCAGTCGTATAAGCAATTTGTTGAAACAATTACCCAGTTATTAGGGGTTGCGGCAACTGTAGAGGAGGAACGAATTAGCGCGCAAGTCTATCTGACCGCGAACCAACTTAATGGTATTTGGGAAGATAGTTCATTAGCCATTCAACTTCGGCAGGCCCTCCGCGAGGATTTCGATCTTCTGGTCGAATCAGATCGGCTACAGGAAGGCTTTTCTGAGCACGAGCAAATTGTGGTTAAACGACTGGAACAACTAGAGCCAGATCGGTGGGTAATTGATTTCCAGACAAGCCTGCGTCGTGCCTGGCTCGACCATATTGAGATGGCGTACCCTGAACTTCGGAGTGTATCGTCGCTCAAAATGGGACAATGGGAGCAAATACTACAGGAAAGCGTCTTACGAAAGCAAGCCTTGAGTCGCGATATTCTGCTTGTCAAGCTCCGTGAACAAACCTATCGAAATCTGACGTTCAACCGCCTGAACAACATCGTTACGTATCGTGATTTACTCCATCAAACAACCAAAAAGCGGAATGTATGGCCGGTCCGAAAATTGATGGAATCGTTTGCCGACGAAGTCTTTAAACTGGTCCCATGCTGGTTAGCGTCGCCTGAATCAGTTTCAGCTATGTTCCCGCTGACCGAAGGACTTTTTGATCTGGTCATCTTTGACGAAGCGTCACAGTGTTTTTCTGAAAATGGCGTTCCGTCCATTGTTCGGGGCAAACAGGTAGTTGTAACTGGCGATAATCAACAGTTGCGCCCTAGTGATCTTTATCGTACACGCCTGGACGAATCAGAGTTTGACGAGGAAATTCCCGTAGCTTTAGAAGTGGAGTCGCTTCTGGAACTGGCAGCTCAACAACTCCCGCAGGTGTCGTTAACGGAACATTATCGTAGTCATTCACTCGATCTAATTAGCTTCTCAAACGAACATTTCTATCAGAATAAACTATCACTCTTGCCACATTTCGATGAGATTAATAAACAAGAACCAGCCATCCGTTATTTGAATGTAAAAGGTATCTGGCAACAGAACACAAATCCTGTTGAAGCTGAAGCCGTTTTACAACTCCTCGAGCAATTAGCCACTGAATTACCTGATCGTTCCATAGGTATTGTGACGTTCAACTATCCCCAGCAGCAGTTAATTCAGGATATGCTGGAGAGTAAACGTAGCGAAAGCATCTTGTCTGTAGAAGGCAATGCGGACAAGATGTCTACCTCACATTTATTCGTCAAAAACATCGAGAACGTGCAAGGGGATGAGCGCGACGTCATCATCTTTTCCATTGGTTATGCCGCCGATGAGCGTGGCCGTTTGTCGATGAATTTTGGTAGCCTAAATACACGAGGTGGCGAAAACCGCCTGAATGTAGCTGTAACACGAGCACGAGAACGTGTGTACGTTGTGACAAGCCTATGGCCTGACCAATTGACAATTGCAGAAACGGCAAATGAAGGCCCTAAACTACTAAAGGCTTATCTCTCTTATGCGTTAAATGTGGCGCAGGAGCAATTTCAACCAATACCCCAACCACAACAAAGCATACCGTCAGATACATTACTGAAGGACCGATTAGTGGTTGAACATCCTAACTGGAAAACTGATCTTCCCTTCGCCGATTTAACGATCAAATCGGGTGAAGCCTATGAAGCACTTATACTCACGGATGACGATGCCTATTATCAACAAACAGCTAAACAGGCGCATGCCTATTTACCAATAGCCTTGCGGGCTCGAAGGTGGCCATTTCAGCGGGTTTGGAGTCGCGAATTTTGGCGAAAACAGTAGCGCGGTGTGCCGTAGCGTTACTTACAATAAAAAAAGCCTGAGCTACCTCAGGCTTTTTATTTATTCGTTCATCATACCAATAAACTGATCGAACAGATAGTGCGAGTCATGCGGACCTGGTGATGATTCTGGGTGATATTGCACTGAAAATGCAGGCTTATCTTTCCGACGAATACCTTCAATCGTTTTATCGTTGAGATTAATGTGGGTCAATTCAACGTTATCGGTATCCATCACTTCGTCAGCTTTTACAGCAAAACCGTGGTTTTGGGAGGTGACTTCGCAATGGCCAGTAATCAGATTTTTCACCGGGTGGTTCAATCCGCGGTGGCCATTATGCATTTTGTACGTTGAAATACCACTGGCTAGCGACAAAATCTGATGGCCTAAACAAATACCAAACAAAGGCGTTTCGGTCTCTAAGGCTTGCTTGACTGTTTCTACAGCATACGGCATAGCTGCTGGATCGCCGGGACCATTAGCAATAAAATAGCCATTCGGTTTCCAGGCGGCTAATTCAGCGTATGGCGTTTTAGCCGGAAACACTTTGCAGAATACACCA
Proteins encoded in this region:
- a CDS encoding AAA domain-containing protein, with the translated sequence MKTPQGRLAVQTVLKTFRRRLTNLSSRNRSLLLTSLPAGQYLDLQETDFLLNKPAFTIIADLIGRKPSVALCEVLDARQERSNEVSRKLRRIDRMARFIEEERGTEDLYVGWPFVKGKFLDETVVHGPLLFFPVKIEQQGKFWKITRRGDELAFLNPTLALAYGQFNQVKLPDEIVEKTMDDFDRDPTIFRTQLYEWLKTTPLEINFNQDLFTDKFQFFNKQSAKDLAQLERTGELKLYSEAVLGIFPQAGSFLVPDYDALLARSQEQGAGDEEEVVDGQDIADTEALVPSLLFPVPGSLPPTSFLAEKSIHTPLPLDASQEAAVRAVKAGQSLVVQGPPGTGKSQLIANLMADAAASGKRVLLVCQKRAALDVVQERLRQVGMAPFIALIHDFQDDRRTLYAQIASQINQLDAYRQQNNSLNAVLLERDFEIESRRIDETLGELQAFKQALFDTTESGVSAKELYLTCASAVPVIQLDDIYPQFHLLNVDNFIRRLTDYAAYQQRLGQQNSWAERVSFAAFTNADLSKADQTITKWVQLYDTTNEQTVRLVGNPLSLAQLATWQAHDWEITALLNLLDSPAWAVAKQLRNLPTHPVLTTEEAKFEQLAHAWEESLELPGPETSLVTAELRAFKALLADALTARSAWVSWNWWQLTNAGKAQLQLVASANSLTLTEADLQTLATKVDKRIRLEATRYEANSLLLGLSLPEQPDSIRLLHRAQHIVERINDSQPIAQLPESCWQSYKQFVETITQLLGVAATVEEERISAQVYLTANQLNGIWEDSSLAIQLRQALREDFDLLVESDRLQEGFSEHEQIVVKRLEQLEPDRWVIDFQTSLRRAWLDHIEMAYPELRSVSSLKMGQWEQILQESVLRKQALSRDILLVKLREQTYRNLTFNRLNNIVTYRDLLHQTTKKRNVWPVRKLMESFADEVFKLVPCWLASPESVSAMFPLTEGLFDLVIFDEASQCFSENGVPSIVRGKQVVVTGDNQQLRPSDLYRTRLDESEFDEEIPVALEVESLLELAAQQLPQVSLTEHYRSHSLDLISFSNEHFYQNKLSLLPHFDEINKQEPAIRYLNVKGIWQQNTNPVEAEAVLQLLEQLATELPDRSIGIVTFNYPQQQLIQDMLESKRSESILSVEGNADKMSTSHLFVKNIENVQGDERDVIIFSIGYAADERGRLSMNFGSLNTRGGENRLNVAVTRARERVYVVTSLWPDQLTIAETANEGPKLLKAYLSYALNVAQEQFQPIPQPQQSIPSDTLLKDRLVVEHPNWKTDLPFADLTIKSGEAYEALILTDDDAYYQQTAKQAHAYLPIALRARRWPFQRVWSREFWRKQ